One genomic region from Rhinoraja longicauda isolate Sanriku21f chromosome 36, sRhiLon1.1, whole genome shotgun sequence encodes:
- the LOC144610227 gene encoding putative G-protein coupled receptor 139 produces MTLIVKMYVLKRYFVFGGHYLGRSWYECYLPFVGQCQLYDDTFAENSQTELDCAWSQQAFVPEPCDIINQAAKVGSAFGIILWTLGRDWIIDLNQQQLLGFVRISLPAVNSICIDILLQHYRQSHHIAARESTHDNRRTVFYFAMERSHPLPVEIRVLLALWDIQKFYYPLLAVVGIPINLLTIAILSRRKCGLSKCVTCYLVAMASADLLVIIIDLILRHIPIVFQFEFVFDIPLCNIHAALLYAATDCSVWFTIVFTIDRFVAICSQKLKSRYCTEKASKAILATVTVVSLLKNVSWYFVYTGSYWLLNDPWFCILRNDVQNSRAWGAIEFLHFILTPGVPFILILLLNALTVRHILAANRARRRLRNQNTAERPKDTEMENRRKSIVLLFVISGNFIILWVIFMVFCICRRMRYLGYMSVSLPFFVREMGFMLQLLSCCTNTCIYAVTQTKFRTQFAQFVKYPFIVILKFVK; encoded by the exons ATGACACTGATTGTGAAAATGTATGTTCTTAAACGTTATTTTGTGTTTGGTGGTCATTATCTGGGCCGATCTTGGTatgaatgttacttgccatttGTCGGACAATGCCAGCTTTATGATGATACATTTGCTGAGAATTCGCAAACGGAATTAGACTGTGCATGGTCACAGCAAGCATTCGTACCCGAACCTTGCGATATCATTAACCAGGCAGCTAAAGTTGGCAGTGCCTTTGGCATTATTCTGTGGACCTTGGGCAGGGATTGGATCATTGACCTCAATCAGCAACAACTACTTGGCTTTGTGAGAATTTCCTTGCCAGCTGTGAATAGCATTTGTATTGATATTTTATTACAGCACTACCGGCAGTCCCATCACATTGCTGCGAG AGAATCAACACATGATAATAGAAGAACTGTGTTTTATTTTGCAATGGAACGGAGTCATCCACTGCCAGTGGAGATTCGGGTATTATTAGCTCTTTGGGATATACAGAAGTTTTACTATCCTCTTCTTGCTGTCGTTGGTATCCCCA TTAACCTGCTGACGATTGCCATCTTGTCTCGAAGaaaatgtggtctctccaaatgtgtcacctgctacctggtggccatggcatccgcagatctactggtcattatcatCGATCTGATATTAAGGCATATTCCAATCGTTTTTCAGTTTGAATTTGTATTTGACATCCCGCTGTGTAATATCCACGCTGCCCTGCTTTACGCAGCGACggattgttctgtctggttcactatAGTGTTTACCATTGATCGATTTGTAGCTATCTGTAGTCAGAAATTGAAATCCAGATATTGCACCGAAAAAGCATCAAAGGCGATTTTAGCAACGGTGACTGTCGTTTCCCTTCTGAAAAACGTCAGCTGGTATTTTGTGTACACAGGAAGCTATTGGCTTCTAAACGACCCATGGTTTTGTATATTAAGAAATGATGTACAGAATTCACGTGCTTGGGGAGCGATTGAATTCCTTCACTTCATACTGACACCGGGGGTTCCCTTTATCCTGATTTTGCTGCTCAACGCATTGACGGTCAGACACATTTTAGCGGCCAACAGAGCGCGCAGAAGATTGCGGAACCAAAACACCGCGGAGCGCCCAAAAGACACGGAGAtggagaacagaaggaagtcCATTGTTCTACTCTTTGTCATTTCTGGAAATTTTATAATATTATGGGTGATATTTATGGTATTCTGTATATGCCGACGAATGCGTTATTTGGGCTACATGTCTGTCTCCCTGCCTTTCTTTGTGCGAGAAATGGGCTTCATGCTGCAACTCCTGAGCTGCTGCACAAACACGTGTATTTATGCCGTGACCCAAACTAAATTCAGGACACAGTTTGCGCAGTTTGTCAAGTACCCTTTTATAGTCATTCTTAAATTTGTTAAATGA